A genomic stretch from Malus domestica chromosome 15, GDT2T_hap1 includes:
- the LOC103431741 gene encoding regulator of nonsense transcripts UPF3 isoform X1, whose product MKVPLVRTKVLIRHLPPSLSQSDLFHQIDHLLADRYNWLCFRPGKNSQKNQRYSRAYIDFKRPEDVFEFAEFFDGHVFVNEKGAQFKAIVEYAPSQRVPKPSTKKDGREGTIYKDPDYLEFLKLIAKPVEHLPSAEIQLERKEAEQAGGAKEAPIVTPLMEYVRQKRAIGSGTQVSSVVRKVRRRVRAASVSKRGSPSTKRVSEKKKYIIKDGTKHTSRRDKSTFNVVPRREDQLARSSGKETLENEIGSVSGIPVISDSGKKKILLIKGKEREISPVEGMSQLGSSPISHAPKQNQRREASGRMIRSILLNNEGRQSQTSTETQPQQKIQSLNSDVKRVSRPSNARSGLNGDISTNELNSMSSEGDRKRATADRFTKKDVHGTTSVSERQEKNTRNKDRPDRGVWAPLHRADSSHASAEHLPSSGLQRPQVISDSFEGHGKGKDDSSYGSRTGEVINPTSGRNSSHVENGSHRHFGRHGSAHNMKDDSSVNVGEGKPSKRGASVHGTPEQKQVWVQKSSSGS is encoded by the exons atgaaggtgCCATTGGTGAGGACGAAGGTGTTAATTCGGCACTTGCCTCCGTCTCTGTCTCAGTccgatctcttccaccaaatcGACCACCTGCTCGCCGACCGCTACAACTGGCTCTGCTTCCGTCCAGGAAAGAATAG CCAGAAGAACCAGAGGTATTCTCGGGCCTACATAGATTTCAAGCGACCTGAAGATGTTTTTGAGTTTGCTGAATTCTTTGATGGACACGTGTTTGTCAATGAGAAGG ggGCTCAATTCAAGGCTATAGTTGAATATGCACCCTCACAGCGTGTTCCAAAACCTAGTACGAAAAAGGATGGCCGTGAAGGGACAATATATAAAG ATCCTGATTATTTGGAGTTCCTCAAACTTATTGCAAAGCCTGTCGAGCATCTTCCTAGTGCAGAAATACAGCTGGAGAGAAAGGAAGCAGAACAAGCTG GTGGTGCAAAAGAAGCTCCTATTGTTACACCCCTCATGGAGTATGTTCGTCAGAAACGAGCTATTGGAAGTGGTACTCAG GTTTCATCCGTTGTTCGGAAGGTTAGAAGAAGAGTCAGGGCTGCCTCTGTTAGCAAACGTGGCTCACCTTCTACAAAACGGGTCTCTGAGAAGAAAAAG TACATAATAAAGGACGGTACTAAACACACAAGTCGAAGGGACAAATCCACTTTCAATGTGGTACCCAGGCGAGAGGATCAGTTGGCTCGTTCAAGTGGAAAAGAAACATTAGAAAATGAAATTG GTTCTGTTTCAGGAATCCCTGTGATTTCTGACTCTGGAAAGAAGAAAATCTTACTTATTAAAGGAAAAGAGCGTGAAATATCTCCT GTTGAAGGTATGTCACAACTTGGAAGTTCTCCTATTTCACATGCTCCGAAGCAGAACCAAAGGCGTGAGGCTAGTGGAAGAATGATCAGAAGCATACTTTTAAATAATGAGGGACGCCAAAGTCAAACTTCAACTGAAACTCAGCCTCAGCAGAAAATTCAAAGTCTGAACTCAGATGTTAAGCGAGTATCTCGGCCTTCCAATGCAAGGTCAGGGTTGAATGGTGACATCTCTACTAATGAACTTAACTCAATGAGCTCTGAAGGGGATAGAAAGAGGGCAACAGCTGATAGATTTACAAAAAAGGACGTGCATGGTACAACTAGTGTTAGTGAGAGGCAGGAAAAAAATACACGAAACAAGGATAGACCTGATCGTGGTGTTTGGGCTCCTCTTCATCGTGCTGATAGTTCACATGCTAGTGCTGAGCATTTGCCATCCTCCGGGTTACAACGCCCTCAAGTAATATCTGATTCCTTTGAAG GTCATGGAAAAGGGAAGGACGACTCTTCTTATGGAAGCAGGACTGGGGAAGTTATAAATCCTACAAGTGGACGTAATAGTTCTCATGTAGAGAATG GTTCACATAGACATTTTGGTCGCCATGGAAGTGCCCATAATATGAAAGATGACAGTTCTGTAAATGTAGGTGAGGGGAAGCCATCTAAAAGAGGTGCTTCTGTTCATGGTACCCCTGAG CAGAAACAAGTGTGGGTTCAGAAATCATCTTCAGGTTCTTAG
- the LOC103431741 gene encoding regulator of nonsense transcripts UPF3 isoform X9: MKVPLVRTKVLIRHLPPSLSQSDLFHQIDHLLADRYNWLCFRPGKNSQKNQRYSRAYIDFKRPEDVFEFAEFFDGHVFVNEKGAQFKAIVEYAPSQRVPKPSTKKDGREGTIYKDPDYLEFLKLIAKPVEHLPSAEIQLERKEAEQAGGAKEAPIVTPLMEYVRQKRAIGSGTQVSSVVRKVRRRVRAASVSKRGSPSTKRVSEKKKYIIKDGTKHTSRRDKSTFNVVPRREDQLARSSGKETLENEIGSVSGIPVISDSGKKKILLIKGKEREISPVEGMSQLGSSPISHAPKQNQRREASGRMIRSILLNNEGRQSQTSTETQPQQKIQSLNSDVKRVSRPSNARSGLNGDISTNELNSMSSEGDRKRATADRFTKKDVHGTTSVSERQEKNTRNKDRPDRGVWAPLHRADSSHASAEHLPSSGLQRPQVISDSFEGEGKPSKRGASVHGTPEKQVWVQKSSSGS; encoded by the exons atgaaggtgCCATTGGTGAGGACGAAGGTGTTAATTCGGCACTTGCCTCCGTCTCTGTCTCAGTccgatctcttccaccaaatcGACCACCTGCTCGCCGACCGCTACAACTGGCTCTGCTTCCGTCCAGGAAAGAATAG CCAGAAGAACCAGAGGTATTCTCGGGCCTACATAGATTTCAAGCGACCTGAAGATGTTTTTGAGTTTGCTGAATTCTTTGATGGACACGTGTTTGTCAATGAGAAGG ggGCTCAATTCAAGGCTATAGTTGAATATGCACCCTCACAGCGTGTTCCAAAACCTAGTACGAAAAAGGATGGCCGTGAAGGGACAATATATAAAG ATCCTGATTATTTGGAGTTCCTCAAACTTATTGCAAAGCCTGTCGAGCATCTTCCTAGTGCAGAAATACAGCTGGAGAGAAAGGAAGCAGAACAAGCTG GTGGTGCAAAAGAAGCTCCTATTGTTACACCCCTCATGGAGTATGTTCGTCAGAAACGAGCTATTGGAAGTGGTACTCAG GTTTCATCCGTTGTTCGGAAGGTTAGAAGAAGAGTCAGGGCTGCCTCTGTTAGCAAACGTGGCTCACCTTCTACAAAACGGGTCTCTGAGAAGAAAAAG TACATAATAAAGGACGGTACTAAACACACAAGTCGAAGGGACAAATCCACTTTCAATGTGGTACCCAGGCGAGAGGATCAGTTGGCTCGTTCAAGTGGAAAAGAAACATTAGAAAATGAAATTG GTTCTGTTTCAGGAATCCCTGTGATTTCTGACTCTGGAAAGAAGAAAATCTTACTTATTAAAGGAAAAGAGCGTGAAATATCTCCT GTTGAAGGTATGTCACAACTTGGAAGTTCTCCTATTTCACATGCTCCGAAGCAGAACCAAAGGCGTGAGGCTAGTGGAAGAATGATCAGAAGCATACTTTTAAATAATGAGGGACGCCAAAGTCAAACTTCAACTGAAACTCAGCCTCAGCAGAAAATTCAAAGTCTGAACTCAGATGTTAAGCGAGTATCTCGGCCTTCCAATGCAAGGTCAGGGTTGAATGGTGACATCTCTACTAATGAACTTAACTCAATGAGCTCTGAAGGGGATAGAAAGAGGGCAACAGCTGATAGATTTACAAAAAAGGACGTGCATGGTACAACTAGTGTTAGTGAGAGGCAGGAAAAAAATACACGAAACAAGGATAGACCTGATCGTGGTGTTTGGGCTCCTCTTCATCGTGCTGATAGTTCACATGCTAGTGCTGAGCATTTGCCATCCTCCGGGTTACAACGCCCTCAAGTAATATCTGATTCCTTTGAAG GTGAGGGGAAGCCATCTAAAAGAGGTGCTTCTGTTCATGGTACCCCTGAG AAACAAGTGTGGGTTCAGAAATCATCTTCAGGTTCTTAG
- the LOC103431741 gene encoding regulator of nonsense transcripts UPF3 isoform X3 codes for MKVPLVRTKVLIRHLPPSLSQSDLFHQIDHLLADRYNWLCFRPGKNSQKNQRYSRAYIDFKRPEDVFEFAEFFDGHVFVNEKGAQFKAIVEYAPSQRVPKPSTKKDGREGTIYKDPDYLEFLKLIAKPVEHLPSAEIQLERKEAEQAGGAKEAPIVTPLMEYVRQKRAIGSGTQVSSVVRKVRRRVRAASVSKRGSPSTKRVSEKKKYIIKDGTKHTSRRDKSTFNVVPRREDQLARSSGKETLENEIGSVSGIPVISDSGKKKILLIKGKEREISPVEGMSQLGSSPISHAPKQNQRREASGRMIRSILLNNEGRQSQTSTETQPQQKIQSLNSDVKRVSRPSNARSGLNGDISTNELNSMSSEGDRKRATADRFTKKDVHGTTSVSERQEKNTRNKDRPDRGVWAPLHRADSSHASAEHLPSSGLQRPQVISDSFEGHGKGKDDSSYGSRTGEVINPTSGRNSSHVENGQLNLQSQDTSKYELITCHLFVYIFKFHVYIFC; via the exons atgaaggtgCCATTGGTGAGGACGAAGGTGTTAATTCGGCACTTGCCTCCGTCTCTGTCTCAGTccgatctcttccaccaaatcGACCACCTGCTCGCCGACCGCTACAACTGGCTCTGCTTCCGTCCAGGAAAGAATAG CCAGAAGAACCAGAGGTATTCTCGGGCCTACATAGATTTCAAGCGACCTGAAGATGTTTTTGAGTTTGCTGAATTCTTTGATGGACACGTGTTTGTCAATGAGAAGG ggGCTCAATTCAAGGCTATAGTTGAATATGCACCCTCACAGCGTGTTCCAAAACCTAGTACGAAAAAGGATGGCCGTGAAGGGACAATATATAAAG ATCCTGATTATTTGGAGTTCCTCAAACTTATTGCAAAGCCTGTCGAGCATCTTCCTAGTGCAGAAATACAGCTGGAGAGAAAGGAAGCAGAACAAGCTG GTGGTGCAAAAGAAGCTCCTATTGTTACACCCCTCATGGAGTATGTTCGTCAGAAACGAGCTATTGGAAGTGGTACTCAG GTTTCATCCGTTGTTCGGAAGGTTAGAAGAAGAGTCAGGGCTGCCTCTGTTAGCAAACGTGGCTCACCTTCTACAAAACGGGTCTCTGAGAAGAAAAAG TACATAATAAAGGACGGTACTAAACACACAAGTCGAAGGGACAAATCCACTTTCAATGTGGTACCCAGGCGAGAGGATCAGTTGGCTCGTTCAAGTGGAAAAGAAACATTAGAAAATGAAATTG GTTCTGTTTCAGGAATCCCTGTGATTTCTGACTCTGGAAAGAAGAAAATCTTACTTATTAAAGGAAAAGAGCGTGAAATATCTCCT GTTGAAGGTATGTCACAACTTGGAAGTTCTCCTATTTCACATGCTCCGAAGCAGAACCAAAGGCGTGAGGCTAGTGGAAGAATGATCAGAAGCATACTTTTAAATAATGAGGGACGCCAAAGTCAAACTTCAACTGAAACTCAGCCTCAGCAGAAAATTCAAAGTCTGAACTCAGATGTTAAGCGAGTATCTCGGCCTTCCAATGCAAGGTCAGGGTTGAATGGTGACATCTCTACTAATGAACTTAACTCAATGAGCTCTGAAGGGGATAGAAAGAGGGCAACAGCTGATAGATTTACAAAAAAGGACGTGCATGGTACAACTAGTGTTAGTGAGAGGCAGGAAAAAAATACACGAAACAAGGATAGACCTGATCGTGGTGTTTGGGCTCCTCTTCATCGTGCTGATAGTTCACATGCTAGTGCTGAGCATTTGCCATCCTCCGGGTTACAACGCCCTCAAGTAATATCTGATTCCTTTGAAG GTCATGGAAAAGGGAAGGACGACTCTTCTTATGGAAGCAGGACTGGGGAAGTTATAAATCCTACAAGTGGACGTAATAGTTCTCATGTAGAGAATGGTCAGTTAAATCTTCAAAGCCAAGATACTAGCAAA TATGAACTTATCACATGTCAtctatttgtttatatttttaaatttcacGTCTACATCTTCTGCTAA
- the LOC103431741 gene encoding regulator of nonsense transcripts UPF3 isoform X6, with protein MKVPLVRTKVLIRHLPPSLSQSDLFHQIDHLLADRYNWLCFRPGKNSQKNQRYSRAYIDFKRPEDVFEFAEFFDGHVFVNEKGAQFKAIVEYAPSQRVPKPSTKKDGREGTIYKDPDYLEFLKLIAKPVEHLPSAEIQLERKEAEQAGGAKEAPIVTPLMEYVRQKRAIGSGTQVSSVVRKVRRRVRAASVSKRGSPSTKRVSEKKKYIIKDGTKHTSRRDKSTFNVVPRREDQLARSSGKETLENEIGSVSGIPVISDSGKKKILLIKGKEREISPVEGMSQLGSSPISHAPKQNQRREASGRMIRSILLNNEGRQSQTSTETQPQQKIQSLNSDVKRVSRPSNARSGLNGDISTNELNSMSSEGDRKRATADRFTKKDVHGTTSVSERQEKNTRNKDRPDRGVWAPLHRADSSHASAEHLPSSGLQRPQVISDSFEGSHRHFGRHGSAHNMKDDSSVNVGEGKPSKRGASVHGTPEQKQVWVQKSSSGS; from the exons atgaaggtgCCATTGGTGAGGACGAAGGTGTTAATTCGGCACTTGCCTCCGTCTCTGTCTCAGTccgatctcttccaccaaatcGACCACCTGCTCGCCGACCGCTACAACTGGCTCTGCTTCCGTCCAGGAAAGAATAG CCAGAAGAACCAGAGGTATTCTCGGGCCTACATAGATTTCAAGCGACCTGAAGATGTTTTTGAGTTTGCTGAATTCTTTGATGGACACGTGTTTGTCAATGAGAAGG ggGCTCAATTCAAGGCTATAGTTGAATATGCACCCTCACAGCGTGTTCCAAAACCTAGTACGAAAAAGGATGGCCGTGAAGGGACAATATATAAAG ATCCTGATTATTTGGAGTTCCTCAAACTTATTGCAAAGCCTGTCGAGCATCTTCCTAGTGCAGAAATACAGCTGGAGAGAAAGGAAGCAGAACAAGCTG GTGGTGCAAAAGAAGCTCCTATTGTTACACCCCTCATGGAGTATGTTCGTCAGAAACGAGCTATTGGAAGTGGTACTCAG GTTTCATCCGTTGTTCGGAAGGTTAGAAGAAGAGTCAGGGCTGCCTCTGTTAGCAAACGTGGCTCACCTTCTACAAAACGGGTCTCTGAGAAGAAAAAG TACATAATAAAGGACGGTACTAAACACACAAGTCGAAGGGACAAATCCACTTTCAATGTGGTACCCAGGCGAGAGGATCAGTTGGCTCGTTCAAGTGGAAAAGAAACATTAGAAAATGAAATTG GTTCTGTTTCAGGAATCCCTGTGATTTCTGACTCTGGAAAGAAGAAAATCTTACTTATTAAAGGAAAAGAGCGTGAAATATCTCCT GTTGAAGGTATGTCACAACTTGGAAGTTCTCCTATTTCACATGCTCCGAAGCAGAACCAAAGGCGTGAGGCTAGTGGAAGAATGATCAGAAGCATACTTTTAAATAATGAGGGACGCCAAAGTCAAACTTCAACTGAAACTCAGCCTCAGCAGAAAATTCAAAGTCTGAACTCAGATGTTAAGCGAGTATCTCGGCCTTCCAATGCAAGGTCAGGGTTGAATGGTGACATCTCTACTAATGAACTTAACTCAATGAGCTCTGAAGGGGATAGAAAGAGGGCAACAGCTGATAGATTTACAAAAAAGGACGTGCATGGTACAACTAGTGTTAGTGAGAGGCAGGAAAAAAATACACGAAACAAGGATAGACCTGATCGTGGTGTTTGGGCTCCTCTTCATCGTGCTGATAGTTCACATGCTAGTGCTGAGCATTTGCCATCCTCCGGGTTACAACGCCCTCAAGTAATATCTGATTCCTTTGAAG GTTCACATAGACATTTTGGTCGCCATGGAAGTGCCCATAATATGAAAGATGACAGTTCTGTAAATGTAGGTGAGGGGAAGCCATCTAAAAGAGGTGCTTCTGTTCATGGTACCCCTGAG CAGAAACAAGTGTGGGTTCAGAAATCATCTTCAGGTTCTTAG
- the LOC103431741 gene encoding regulator of nonsense transcripts UPF3 isoform X4: MKVPLVRTKVLIRHLPPSLSQSDLFHQIDHLLADRYNWLCFRPGKNSQKNQRYSRAYIDFKRPEDVFEFAEFFDGHVFVNEKGAQFKAIVEYAPSQRVPKPSTKKDGREGTIYKDPDYLEFLKLIAKPVEHLPSAEIQLERKEAEQAGGAKEAPIVTPLMEYVRQKRAIGSGTQVSSVVRKVRRRVRAASVSKRGSPSTKRVSEKKKYIIKDGTKHTSRRDKSTFNVVPRREDQLARSSGKETLENEIGSVSGIPVISDSGKKKILLIKGKEREISPVEGMSQLGSSPISHAPKQNQRREASGRMIRSILLNNEGRQSQTSTETQPQQKIQSLNSDVKRVSRPSNARSGLNGDISTNELNSMSSEGDRKRATADRFTKKDVHGTTSVSERQEKNTRNKDRPDRGVWAPLHRADSSHASAEHLPSSGLQRPQVISDSFEGHGKGKDDSSYGSRTGEVINPTSGRNSSHVENGEGKPSKRGASVHGTPEQKQVWVQKSSSGS, from the exons atgaaggtgCCATTGGTGAGGACGAAGGTGTTAATTCGGCACTTGCCTCCGTCTCTGTCTCAGTccgatctcttccaccaaatcGACCACCTGCTCGCCGACCGCTACAACTGGCTCTGCTTCCGTCCAGGAAAGAATAG CCAGAAGAACCAGAGGTATTCTCGGGCCTACATAGATTTCAAGCGACCTGAAGATGTTTTTGAGTTTGCTGAATTCTTTGATGGACACGTGTTTGTCAATGAGAAGG ggGCTCAATTCAAGGCTATAGTTGAATATGCACCCTCACAGCGTGTTCCAAAACCTAGTACGAAAAAGGATGGCCGTGAAGGGACAATATATAAAG ATCCTGATTATTTGGAGTTCCTCAAACTTATTGCAAAGCCTGTCGAGCATCTTCCTAGTGCAGAAATACAGCTGGAGAGAAAGGAAGCAGAACAAGCTG GTGGTGCAAAAGAAGCTCCTATTGTTACACCCCTCATGGAGTATGTTCGTCAGAAACGAGCTATTGGAAGTGGTACTCAG GTTTCATCCGTTGTTCGGAAGGTTAGAAGAAGAGTCAGGGCTGCCTCTGTTAGCAAACGTGGCTCACCTTCTACAAAACGGGTCTCTGAGAAGAAAAAG TACATAATAAAGGACGGTACTAAACACACAAGTCGAAGGGACAAATCCACTTTCAATGTGGTACCCAGGCGAGAGGATCAGTTGGCTCGTTCAAGTGGAAAAGAAACATTAGAAAATGAAATTG GTTCTGTTTCAGGAATCCCTGTGATTTCTGACTCTGGAAAGAAGAAAATCTTACTTATTAAAGGAAAAGAGCGTGAAATATCTCCT GTTGAAGGTATGTCACAACTTGGAAGTTCTCCTATTTCACATGCTCCGAAGCAGAACCAAAGGCGTGAGGCTAGTGGAAGAATGATCAGAAGCATACTTTTAAATAATGAGGGACGCCAAAGTCAAACTTCAACTGAAACTCAGCCTCAGCAGAAAATTCAAAGTCTGAACTCAGATGTTAAGCGAGTATCTCGGCCTTCCAATGCAAGGTCAGGGTTGAATGGTGACATCTCTACTAATGAACTTAACTCAATGAGCTCTGAAGGGGATAGAAAGAGGGCAACAGCTGATAGATTTACAAAAAAGGACGTGCATGGTACAACTAGTGTTAGTGAGAGGCAGGAAAAAAATACACGAAACAAGGATAGACCTGATCGTGGTGTTTGGGCTCCTCTTCATCGTGCTGATAGTTCACATGCTAGTGCTGAGCATTTGCCATCCTCCGGGTTACAACGCCCTCAAGTAATATCTGATTCCTTTGAAG GTCATGGAAAAGGGAAGGACGACTCTTCTTATGGAAGCAGGACTGGGGAAGTTATAAATCCTACAAGTGGACGTAATAGTTCTCATGTAGAGAATG GTGAGGGGAAGCCATCTAAAAGAGGTGCTTCTGTTCATGGTACCCCTGAG CAGAAACAAGTGTGGGTTCAGAAATCATCTTCAGGTTCTTAG
- the LOC103431741 gene encoding regulator of nonsense transcripts UPF3 isoform X2, whose amino-acid sequence MKVPLVRTKVLIRHLPPSLSQSDLFHQIDHLLADRYNWLCFRPGKNSQKNQRYSRAYIDFKRPEDVFEFAEFFDGHVFVNEKGAQFKAIVEYAPSQRVPKPSTKKDGREGTIYKDPDYLEFLKLIAKPVEHLPSAEIQLERKEAEQAGGAKEAPIVTPLMEYVRQKRAIGSGTQVSSVVRKVRRRVRAASVSKRGSPSTKRVSEKKKYIIKDGTKHTSRRDKSTFNVVPRREDQLARSSGKETLENEIGSVSGIPVISDSGKKKILLIKGKEREISPVEGMSQLGSSPISHAPKQNQRREASGRMIRSILLNNEGRQSQTSTETQPQQKIQSLNSDVKRVSRPSNARSGLNGDISTNELNSMSSEGDRKRATADRFTKKDVHGTTSVSERQEKNTRNKDRPDRGVWAPLHRADSSHASAEHLPSSGLQRPQVISDSFEGHGKGKDDSSYGSRTGEVINPTSGRNSSHVENGSHRHFGRHGSAHNMKDDSSVNVGEGKPSKRGASVHGTPEKQVWVQKSSSGS is encoded by the exons atgaaggtgCCATTGGTGAGGACGAAGGTGTTAATTCGGCACTTGCCTCCGTCTCTGTCTCAGTccgatctcttccaccaaatcGACCACCTGCTCGCCGACCGCTACAACTGGCTCTGCTTCCGTCCAGGAAAGAATAG CCAGAAGAACCAGAGGTATTCTCGGGCCTACATAGATTTCAAGCGACCTGAAGATGTTTTTGAGTTTGCTGAATTCTTTGATGGACACGTGTTTGTCAATGAGAAGG ggGCTCAATTCAAGGCTATAGTTGAATATGCACCCTCACAGCGTGTTCCAAAACCTAGTACGAAAAAGGATGGCCGTGAAGGGACAATATATAAAG ATCCTGATTATTTGGAGTTCCTCAAACTTATTGCAAAGCCTGTCGAGCATCTTCCTAGTGCAGAAATACAGCTGGAGAGAAAGGAAGCAGAACAAGCTG GTGGTGCAAAAGAAGCTCCTATTGTTACACCCCTCATGGAGTATGTTCGTCAGAAACGAGCTATTGGAAGTGGTACTCAG GTTTCATCCGTTGTTCGGAAGGTTAGAAGAAGAGTCAGGGCTGCCTCTGTTAGCAAACGTGGCTCACCTTCTACAAAACGGGTCTCTGAGAAGAAAAAG TACATAATAAAGGACGGTACTAAACACACAAGTCGAAGGGACAAATCCACTTTCAATGTGGTACCCAGGCGAGAGGATCAGTTGGCTCGTTCAAGTGGAAAAGAAACATTAGAAAATGAAATTG GTTCTGTTTCAGGAATCCCTGTGATTTCTGACTCTGGAAAGAAGAAAATCTTACTTATTAAAGGAAAAGAGCGTGAAATATCTCCT GTTGAAGGTATGTCACAACTTGGAAGTTCTCCTATTTCACATGCTCCGAAGCAGAACCAAAGGCGTGAGGCTAGTGGAAGAATGATCAGAAGCATACTTTTAAATAATGAGGGACGCCAAAGTCAAACTTCAACTGAAACTCAGCCTCAGCAGAAAATTCAAAGTCTGAACTCAGATGTTAAGCGAGTATCTCGGCCTTCCAATGCAAGGTCAGGGTTGAATGGTGACATCTCTACTAATGAACTTAACTCAATGAGCTCTGAAGGGGATAGAAAGAGGGCAACAGCTGATAGATTTACAAAAAAGGACGTGCATGGTACAACTAGTGTTAGTGAGAGGCAGGAAAAAAATACACGAAACAAGGATAGACCTGATCGTGGTGTTTGGGCTCCTCTTCATCGTGCTGATAGTTCACATGCTAGTGCTGAGCATTTGCCATCCTCCGGGTTACAACGCCCTCAAGTAATATCTGATTCCTTTGAAG GTCATGGAAAAGGGAAGGACGACTCTTCTTATGGAAGCAGGACTGGGGAAGTTATAAATCCTACAAGTGGACGTAATAGTTCTCATGTAGAGAATG GTTCACATAGACATTTTGGTCGCCATGGAAGTGCCCATAATATGAAAGATGACAGTTCTGTAAATGTAGGTGAGGGGAAGCCATCTAAAAGAGGTGCTTCTGTTCATGGTACCCCTGAG AAACAAGTGTGGGTTCAGAAATCATCTTCAGGTTCTTAG
- the LOC103431741 gene encoding regulator of nonsense transcripts UPF3 isoform X8, whose product MKVPLVRTKVLIRHLPPSLSQSDLFHQIDHLLADRYNWLCFRPGKNSQKNQRYSRAYIDFKRPEDVFEFAEFFDGHVFVNEKGAQFKAIVEYAPSQRVPKPSTKKDGREGTIYKDPDYLEFLKLIAKPVEHLPSAEIQLERKEAEQAGGAKEAPIVTPLMEYVRQKRAIGSGTQVSSVVRKVRRRVRAASVSKRGSPSTKRVSEKKKYIIKDGTKHTSRRDKSTFNVVPRREDQLARSSGKETLENEIGSVSGIPVISDSGKKKILLIKGKEREISPVEGMSQLGSSPISHAPKQNQRREASGRMIRSILLNNEGRQSQTSTETQPQQKIQSLNSDVKRVSRPSNARSGLNGDISTNELNSMSSEGDRKRATADRFTKKDVHGTTSVSERQEKNTRNKDRPDRGVWAPLHRADSSHASAEHLPSSGLQRPQVISDSFEGEGKPSKRGASVHGTPEQKQVWVQKSSSGS is encoded by the exons atgaaggtgCCATTGGTGAGGACGAAGGTGTTAATTCGGCACTTGCCTCCGTCTCTGTCTCAGTccgatctcttccaccaaatcGACCACCTGCTCGCCGACCGCTACAACTGGCTCTGCTTCCGTCCAGGAAAGAATAG CCAGAAGAACCAGAGGTATTCTCGGGCCTACATAGATTTCAAGCGACCTGAAGATGTTTTTGAGTTTGCTGAATTCTTTGATGGACACGTGTTTGTCAATGAGAAGG ggGCTCAATTCAAGGCTATAGTTGAATATGCACCCTCACAGCGTGTTCCAAAACCTAGTACGAAAAAGGATGGCCGTGAAGGGACAATATATAAAG ATCCTGATTATTTGGAGTTCCTCAAACTTATTGCAAAGCCTGTCGAGCATCTTCCTAGTGCAGAAATACAGCTGGAGAGAAAGGAAGCAGAACAAGCTG GTGGTGCAAAAGAAGCTCCTATTGTTACACCCCTCATGGAGTATGTTCGTCAGAAACGAGCTATTGGAAGTGGTACTCAG GTTTCATCCGTTGTTCGGAAGGTTAGAAGAAGAGTCAGGGCTGCCTCTGTTAGCAAACGTGGCTCACCTTCTACAAAACGGGTCTCTGAGAAGAAAAAG TACATAATAAAGGACGGTACTAAACACACAAGTCGAAGGGACAAATCCACTTTCAATGTGGTACCCAGGCGAGAGGATCAGTTGGCTCGTTCAAGTGGAAAAGAAACATTAGAAAATGAAATTG GTTCTGTTTCAGGAATCCCTGTGATTTCTGACTCTGGAAAGAAGAAAATCTTACTTATTAAAGGAAAAGAGCGTGAAATATCTCCT GTTGAAGGTATGTCACAACTTGGAAGTTCTCCTATTTCACATGCTCCGAAGCAGAACCAAAGGCGTGAGGCTAGTGGAAGAATGATCAGAAGCATACTTTTAAATAATGAGGGACGCCAAAGTCAAACTTCAACTGAAACTCAGCCTCAGCAGAAAATTCAAAGTCTGAACTCAGATGTTAAGCGAGTATCTCGGCCTTCCAATGCAAGGTCAGGGTTGAATGGTGACATCTCTACTAATGAACTTAACTCAATGAGCTCTGAAGGGGATAGAAAGAGGGCAACAGCTGATAGATTTACAAAAAAGGACGTGCATGGTACAACTAGTGTTAGTGAGAGGCAGGAAAAAAATACACGAAACAAGGATAGACCTGATCGTGGTGTTTGGGCTCCTCTTCATCGTGCTGATAGTTCACATGCTAGTGCTGAGCATTTGCCATCCTCCGGGTTACAACGCCCTCAAGTAATATCTGATTCCTTTGAAG GTGAGGGGAAGCCATCTAAAAGAGGTGCTTCTGTTCATGGTACCCCTGAG CAGAAACAAGTGTGGGTTCAGAAATCATCTTCAGGTTCTTAG